From the genome of Solanum lycopersicum chromosome 12, SLM_r2.1:
GTAATAGACTAATTGTTAACAAGTATGTCAAAACATAAAACTGAAAATATgttgagaaataaaagaaacctGTATACAGCCCCTACTGAGAGCACCACCTCCAAGATACTTGTTCGCAAAATCCACTTCAATAGCTTCACTTGATTGATCCTCAATTAAGCCTGAACTGGAAATCTATAAAGATACAGAAGGAAGTCATAACTTTGCAAACAAACATCTTCTATTCCAAAAAGGTAACAAATATAGTTTCATTTATTACCTTAAAAGGGCAAAGGGAAATACTGGATTGGCTCCAGAAATTTTCCTTAGGATAAGGAAAAGCAAATGTACCATGTTCCAGAGAAAGAACTTTACGCTCAAAGGAGATGTAGCCCGCAGGTATCAATGAGCCAATCCTCTCAAAATAGTGAAGAATGcacttcaatttattttcaagtttcTCGTCATACTGATCATACAGATACCTGAAAAACACGTTCTTTACCGGATGAACTTCCTTTCTGCATTTAGAAAATCTGACACATAAAATGGCATGTTGCCACCATAAAAGAGCATAAGGCAACAACTTCAGTAGATAATTTCTATAAATAGCTTCAGAACTACAAAGCCATACTCTGCTTTTTACAGGCGTGAGTTACTCCTAATATACAATAATTAGGATGCTACCCTAGACCCTTTTTTCTAGAGAAATAGCTCAGCAACCATTATCTGTCTCATATTGCTTACGTCAAACTCCTCACTAAATGATTGATATGAGTACAAAATGTCAGTATTTTGTAAAGGTCTCTATCTCAACATGCTTCGTTTGTTtacacaatttttttctctcaaacacTTAAATGGACACTTTTCAATCAGGAAAAAACAATACTCATATCTAGAAACAGAATACATATTAAAGAAAATTCTGAATACTGAAAGAAAATGACTCATAAGTTACTTATTCACCACTCTCCATAAGATTTTCTGCTTAAGAGTTCCACAGCTTATTTGAAGACCTCAATACATCTAAACTATCTCCTACATGTTTAACAAAATGGTTAACCACATTAACCTCTTCAGAATTGTTTCTTTTAGTGCTGTTGTATTTTCTACTTATGGTGAATCCATTTTTATGAGCTGATAGTACATACTGAGGCATATGCTTTCAACTTATCAATGCTACAATTTTTTCTGGTGTTAAATGGGGCTTCTGGGGAAGTGGAACCCCTATAATATGTCTTGCTTTCTTTCATGAAAGAATCATGTATAATCTTGCTAATCAGTAAATCTAGAGTCTAGACATATTATGTGGTGCAGTATTGGTTCTTGAACTCCACCATTTAGGAGTAACCAACACAAAGAAATCTATGTTTCTATCTTGCAGTTATGTTTATGATGTACAACTTTTGCACATacaacacacacaaaaaaaaagtggaTGGCTGAAACATGCTGGATCGAACTCAAAAGCACTGGAAAACAACAGTGGTGGGATCGTGAAAGACCACAGTACCCAGTAGGTAGAGAAGACTGCATTAGAGAACATGACATTCAACTCACCCATATTATTTCCAACACCGTTACAACAAACACAAAATATTTATGAACAAACTCTTCTCAAGTTAAAGTTATTGAAATGGAGAAGCTGTTCTTTGAGAAGAGTTGAACGATTATAACTATATCAGAATCAATTGAAGTAGGACAAAGTGAGGGGCAGTATAGCCTGCAAGTAGGCTCACGTGCTAATAAATCTGGCTTGTTTTATAGCTGATTTGGTTGGAGATTGTTAGAAATTAAGGGTTCAAATATAAAGATTACTGAAATCTGCCTCTGTTTGTGGATGCAGTTATCCTACAGCTGAAAAGAAATAAGATTATGTTGAAAACCTTAACACGGAACATAGAACACGTATATGAAAGACATGTGAAAGAACCATTGTGAGAGATAAGTACAACAGctttaaaaagaatgattttatcattctccaagaaaaaagatataaaaagatAGACAGACAATAAAACATACGCAAACATATGATCAAAGTTGATCATTGGGAGATGTTTGGCACCTCTATCATTGGTGGGGAATAGACAAAAGAAGGAACATGCAAGAAGAGCACCGACTAATTCCTGAAAGAAAAAGATTGACAATCATGATCACTTTACGCTACAAATACTTGCTGCAAAGTTAAGAATCAAATTCCAATTCACACTATAGTGCAACTTTCTCAAAATTGCAACTCATGatgacattttttaaatttcaaagagAACTTCACCATTCGTTCAACCGCATGGAACAATAATCTCCAGGGGGAGGGAGTGTTTATTTTCCTAGTAAAAATGTCTTGTTTACAATTCAGTGTTTGCCAGGAGTACTTTTGAGTCATTTTACTCTGTTTCATGTGAAAATTAGAGAACTATAATCTTTAGACAGTGTTTTAAGGGCAGATACTGGGAGTGGGGcaagaaattttatataaaacaagGTGATGCATAAGTCCCACGAAATGGGTGTAAGCCCCATGggtcttttaattttgttaattctactattcataaaaacaaaagttgaaaaaatatgataagcattaaattataaaattaagaagTCAAATGAAGTgctaaaaattttaacaaacaTTCTAAAAGTTCACAGTcacaaaagaagaaatattcTAGAATTTCTAACAAAACCATGATTTATACAAAGTTTACAAGTAAAAGTGCCACGACCACTAATCCcaacatttaaagaaaagaaataccaTCTTAGGAAGAAAATGTTATAGATAACTCCTGATAAGTAAATGAACACAAAAGCCTTTTTTTAGTTAAtactataatttaatattttttttcataagagactactcaattttttgtttgagaTACAACTAAGTtacaaataaattagaaaactaAATTTAGGCTTATAAGAATGtcacaattacataatacaACTTGGAACTGTGTGCTATCAACAAACTAATAAATTAGAAACaattcatattataattcaatacaaaaattacatttgatgaatataatatttataaaccaTTACTCCCTGacactttaatattaaatagCAAGTTCATAATCATGATACACAAAAAGGGCAATACtattataaaacaaaatagaatatcAAACAAGATTTGAAGAGAAAAAATGTAGGAAATTGAGTAATGAAGACAAAACAAAAGTTAAAACATGAAGATTCTTCATTTGAAAGGTCCCATCAAAATTACTTTCACAATACTAGGTCTACTATTTCTATCTTTTATGTCCTCAACTTCTGAAATGTGACTAATGAAGAGGGATCTTGAAGAGTCAATAGCTAGTTAATTAACTTCCACAAGGCTAATTAGTAATTACACATGATTGCACAAGAACTGTGGAGTGAGTCCCCTGTGTAGGCATTGCAAAAATCCCAAGATATGTATAGACGCTTTAGGCATAATTCTCATGAGACAAGAGCTCCATATGTTAGACCACGGCATTTTAGGAGTGCCTCATCCTGAGTTAGTCCAGGCACGTCCTAAAACATTGTTTCAACAGATCCTAATTTGCtttaaaagacatatttttgaaattggaaTGAACTAGGTCATAAAAGAATGAAGTGATTGCTGATCATTCAAGTAGTTCTTTTATAGATCAATACTGTGAATTATCAAATAATCCTAACTGTCATTTAACCTAGCAGTAATAATCACAAAACCTGACTGAGAAAAACAATGCCCGGCTGCTGTGATTCCAATAAACGAAGACCAGTGTTGACTCCTTTAACAATTCCACCATCAGCCTTCTCATAGTGAGCCTCCAATAAGGAAGGCAACCGCAATAGCAAATCCGCCATTTTCGGCACTACTTCTTCGAACCATTTAACAGCTTCATCCCTAGGAATTAACTGCACCAACATTTCAAGTATTCAGTTCAAAAACAAACAAATCCATCTGAAGTGAAAAGTGAAAGGCTTACATCGTCAAATAAGAGAGAAAATCCGTCTGAAGCagaagatgaaattgaagaaTCAGGTAGTGAAAGTGAGTTCCGAATGTCGGAGATTGCGAGGAAGAGGACATGACCGGAGTTAACATTGCTGTAATTAGCGCCTTGAGAGAGGGCTTTCAGTGCTTCAACAACTGCCGGCGGCcagaaaagagaaaatgaacGGAGACGCACCGGCAAAAAGGGAAGGATTGACTTCACGTCTTCTCTATTCTCCATTGACGGACCGGACCTTAACTTTGATTCTCCACGCTTCTCTTCACATTTATCTTCAGTTATagttgagaaaattaaggaaaagGGCCCTAAGTCCCCTTTTTGTTTTCCGACCATTAGCTGGTTAAGTTCTCTTTAAagtaactaaataaatataggattatattaatatttttaaaattttttaattttttataaaatacaagaaaatataattttataattcaaactaaatcattttttttaaaaaatcatctttccttctctcttctttctcttcttttcttcctcCATGGGggattgttcttttttttccttagaaatttgaaaattcattgtTACTCTTTCTCTTCCTCTCCAGTCCTCCATTACTCTCTCATTTTTATGGAATTGTAATCGTGTTCGATTAGAAATgggtaaattatttttttgaaatattttacagtttttgaagttttttttttattaatgaacaATAAAAGGTTTTTGTAGatgtaaaaattgaataatcgaCTTAATGatgtgtattatttatttttttgaaagaaaaccaatcaactcaaaaaatccttattttgaggaatgtatatgtattgttaTCATTTagtaaaaagtcattttttgttgctgctgttgttcTTTTTGTGGTCGTTTTGttgatatgattttagaaatatagTGTTGTTCAGGCgtccaaaatatattttcatttgttgAAATATTTAGCGTATGTTGTAACATTTTAGTGATATGTTGATGCATATTCAAACAATTATCATTTGTTGTAACATCTCACTTTATGTCAACAAAATGGTCATCTGTTGCCACATAAGATTCAAATGTTGCAATAATGTGTACATTTGGATCAAACATGATTCATCTGTTGCTACATAAGATCTATATGTTGCGACAGAAATTTTATGTGTTGCAACAGTAGggtcatatgtggcaacataatgTTAATTTATGGCAACAGGCTATTCATCTCTTCCAACATActgctattattattttgtaatgaCTTGtataatctcaatattttttatttaccttgTAGATGAAATGATACAAGAAGCTTCATCCATGACAACAACTCAATCTAAATGTGCCCCAACAGAAaggatatatgtggcaacatatgtcacagaaagaagatgtgacaacatatgtcacagaaagaagatatgtggcaacatatgtcacataaaAAAGATGTGTAGCAATATATGTCACAGAAAGaagatatgtggcaacatatgtcacagaaagaAGATATGTGGCAACATTTGTCACAGAAAAAAGATAcgtgacaacatatgtcacagaaaaaagatatgtggcaacatatgtcaccAAAAGGAGATGTCAACATTTTATTGTTATCAATGTGGTGTATGTGACAACATATATAACATttgatgtaaaaaaaattataaaattatatgcaTTTACTCCAACAGAAaggatatatgtggcaacagatGTCACACTatgaattatcaaaaataattaaaaaaataaaataaaaaggtataaaaagatctttttgtttcatatttcaattttaatttatttttactaattttcattttcttttctctctttcctTTCTCTCGttccattatttctttataatttaaattgttgTTATGTTTTCCACAACGTCAGTGATAATATATTACATTTATCTTCTACAACAAAGCGTTGTTGCCCTCATCATTTCTAGTTTATCGTTGATATCTtctaatataaaatacaatagtTATTGATATTAAATAAAGACTTTTTAGTGATTTTTATCACTTATTTGTTTGTAGGATGGTTAGGTTGTTATtccttttgaaatattatctcgaaaaaaagtatatttaaagATGTacatgttgccacatatgacatgtctgttgcaatttttccaacaaaatgtgcatatgttgtcacatatgtcACTTCAAGGTTGACTTAATTGATAATTGAGcgatttatgatttaaaaaatgtcaaattcaatCAACTTTAATACTTTGGaccataattaagcaataaaaatatgctATAACTCTTGGAACAACACgatgttatataactatcatatgaagttacttgatcattgtatgatgaactagtgatatgataacctttgtaaaaataattgatagaattgagAAAGGTTGTtatattatactataattttgtacttaaacatgttgtaggactatatattagtgttacatgtCGAATTATGtgataatttaattgaattaaccccTCAAATACCATTTTATGGtatacatatgttgccacatatgacattTCTGTTGCAATTCTTCCAACTGAACATGCATATATTGCCACATATGTCACTTTAAGAATGAGTTAATCAATAAGTTGAACgattaatgaatgaaaaatattaaattggaCCAGATTTTAGTACTTTGGAACATAATTaagcattaaaaatatgttataacactTGAAATAACGATTTataagggtgttatataactatcatgtGTAGTTACTTGttcattgtatgatgaactaatGGTAAATGATAGTCTTTGTAAAActaattgatagaattgattAAGGTCATTGTATTAGACCATAATCTTGTACTTAGACATGTTataggactatatattagtgttacatgttgaattaggtgacaAT
Proteins encoded in this window:
- the LOC101262387 gene encoding poly(ADP-ribose) glycohydrolase 1 isoform X3, which encodes MENREDVKSILPFLPVRLRSFSLFWPPAVVEALKALSQGANYSNVNSGHVLFLAISDIRNSLSLPDSSISSSASDGFSLLFDDLIPRDEAVKWFEEVVPKMADLLLRLPSLLEAHYEKADGGIVKGVNTGLRLLESQQPGIVFLSQELVGALLACSFFCLFPTNDRGAKHLPMINFDHMFAYLYDQYDEKLENKLKCILHYFERIGSLIPAGYISFERKVLSLEHGTFAFPYPKENFWSQSSISLCPFKISSSGLIEDQSSEAIEVDFANKYLGGGALSRGCIQEEIRFMINPELIAGILFLPCMADNEAIEIVGTERFSNYTGYASSFRFNGDHVDKKEIDVYGRRKSRIIAIDALSSPGKRQYRVECLVREINKALCGFLDHLKCHQYQKFFQDTGSQHDPNVKGSSGHSEVYHLSQGNPSTSSQTIEGTLANQLIRNHEAHYCSHLDYQQEIGVVTGNWGCGSFGGDPQLKAMLQWLAASQALRPFIMYYTFDLEALQMLGQVAQWISSQGWTVGELWDMLMDYSVQRLRGETGAGFFGWLLPLLNSHDNILLNNSHNV
- the LOC101262387 gene encoding poly(ADP-ribose) glycohydrolase 1 isoform X2, which codes for MENREDVKSILPFLPVRLRSFSLFWPPAVVEALKALSQGANYSNVNSGHVLFLAISDIRNSLSLPDSSISSSASDGFSLLFDDLIPRDEAVKWFEEVVPKMADLLLRLPSLLEAHYEKADGGIVKGVNTGLRLLESQQPGIVFLSQELVGALLACSFFCLFPTNDRGAKHLPMINFDHMFAYLYDQYDEKLENKLKCILHYFERIGSLIPAGYISFERKVLSLEHGTFAFPYPKENFWSQSSISLCPFKISSSGLIEDQSSEAIEVDFANKYLGGGALSRGCIQEEIRFMINPELIAGILFLPCMADNEAIEIVGTERFSNYTGYASSFRFNGDHVDKKEIDVYGRRKSRIIAIDALSSPGKRQYRVECLVREINKALCGFLDHLKCHQYQKFFQDTGSQHDPNVKGSSGHSEVYHLSQGNPSTSSQTIEGTLANQLIRNHEAHYCSHLDYQQEIGVVTGNWGCGSFGGDPQLKAMLQWLAASQALRPFIMYYTFDLEALQMLGQVLLAIPS